Proteins from one Penicillium digitatum chromosome 2, complete sequence genomic window:
- a CDS encoding Coiled-coil domain containing protein 109, C-terminal, with product MKPGRAGLAAVSRDHLAWIQTTKFSSAEYVQITGENQKTEELLEKFEVQECSQEARPQRTVLSENGENGNSPTEGAKWPERMTKGKMLTTPSRLFKLIIPLTTVGIGGHEKEIEPIAILVHPQQPLSYLERLIQSELPPIKGHTDKLRPPAISFIAIQHDDNAIKPKKRIEDEIDLDATQTKEKEFIPGNDGVGGSKPLNGRSPSQHRRSREEDVETYSYPCNTNGAPPRDGEPERFVRWSQATEIGDFIRDAARAGEFIVTIEGAPSSLSQIRVTVPSFNERTYYLRMRLRKLSRRIQTMADVKEECDALAHRGAQRVAIGGFGILSIWWFTVYRLTFETDLGWDTMEPVTYLVSLSTLMGGYLWFLYHNREISYKSALDFTISARQKKLYQLHRVDLQLWESLIDEGNSLRGEIKNIAAEYDAEWNERADEQDKRVMEVLKSDRRQKHGKKKDSDDKNDEDDR from the exons ATGAAGCCGGGACGTGCTGGGCTCGCTGCAGTTTCACGAGATCACCTTGCATGGATTCAGACCACGAAATTTAGCAGTGCAGAGTATGTACAAATTACAGGCGAGAATCAAAAGACAGAGGAGCTTTTGGAAAAGTTCGAAGTTCAAGAGTGCAGCCAAGAGGCTCGACCTCAGCGGACGGTTCTTAGTGAGAACGGTGAGAATGGAAATTCTCCAACAGAAGGAGCGAAGTGGCCTGAAAGGATGACAAAAG GTAAAATGTTGACGACGCCATCGCGACTTTTCAAATTGATCATCCCTTTAACGACCGTTGGCATTGGGGGCCATGAGAAAG AAATTGAGCCCATAGCCATCTTAGTCCATCCCCAGCAACCACTATCATACCTAGAGCGCCTGATCCAGTCAGAGCTACCCCCAATCAAAGGCCATACCGACAAGCTCCGCCCACCAGCCATATCCTTTATCGCCATCCAGCACGATGACAATGCAATCAAGCCAAAAAAGCGAATCGAAGACGAGATAGACCTGGACGCCACCCAAACCAAAGAGAAAGAATTCATCCCCGGCAACGACGGCGTTGGTGGCAGCAAACCGCTCAACGGCCGATCACCCAGCCAGCACCGCCGGTCCCGAGAAGAAGACGTCGAAACCTACAGCTATCCGTGCAACACGAACGGCGCCCCTCCCCGCGACGGTGAACCCGAGCGCTTCGTGCGCTGGTCACAAGCCACAGAGATTGGCGACTTCATCCGCGATGCTGCGCGCGCGGGCGAGTTTATCGTGACAATCGAAGGAGCGCCATCCAGTCTGAGCCAGATCCGCGTCACGGTGCCGTCGTTCAACGAGCGTACTTATTACCTCCGCATGCGGCTGCGCAAGCTCTCGCGACGTATCCAAACCATGGCGGATGTGAAGGAGGAGTGCGATGCGCTAGCACATCGTGGTGCGCAGCGGGTTGCGATTGGCGGGTTTGGAATACTTTCCATCTGGTGGTTTACGGTTTACAGGTTGACGTTCGAGACTGATCTCGGATGGGATACCATGGAGCCTGTGACCTACTTGGTCAGTTTGTCTACGTTGATGGGGGGTTATTTGTGGTTTTTATATCACAATCGGGAAATCTCTTACAAGTCTGCGCTGGATTTTACGATCAGTGCGAGACAGAAGAAGCTTTATCAGTTGCATAGGGTTGATTTACAGCTTTGGGAGTCTTTGATTGATGAGGGGAACTCGCTGCGTGGGGAGATTAAGAATATCGCAGCTGAGTATGATGCTGAGTGGAACGAGCGGGCTGATGAGCAGGATAAGCGTGTGATGGAGGTCTTGAAGTCAGATCGTCGGCAGAAGCatgggaagaagaaggattCGGATGACAAgaatgatgaggatgataGATGA
- a CDS encoding Alpha/gamma-adaptin-binding protein p34, whose translation MTCPAPASNPTTSTTPKVKNIFNPRRLLILTPTSQSLTTIPPLLHSLTGVPVVDPPQQPVPSPLATPSQPALSSTLPPPTSTFAGYTTHSPLRLKTKYYTTEVPVWVDEIPLEIHDPDTQSTTTPAPTAEQWKTEFLSTEAEIVREAVGALVVCAHTPSDVRPVPGSNVKADPAERPDVRALRDLMRGISAVKDRIDEERGELGDVPGVFVLIGSRKGAASVGVSQQGSKDPDADLGLGVDDEDLDGGDTVPFSVSWWEDQFYDMGLLGWEIVEWDPKEVLEAETRNQYGEREGMPRIKEVLENHDWSMVGVDSGFDRENDPDMDSDDDLQDQLLGLGGSRGFDDEVHELEREMFGLRMAIERGGGDGDATDDSDHDGECEIEVESMEALMMRMQAIKDMSSELPEGERKRFAAKAVQKIMREL comes from the exons ATGACTTGTCCAGCGCCCGCATCCAACCCCACAACCTCCACGACGCCCAAGGTGAAGAACATCTTCAACCCGCGCCGCCTCCTTATCCTCACACCAACCTCCCAATCTCTCACAACAATCCCCCCACTCCTTCACTCCTTGACCGGCGTCCCTGTCGTCGACCCGCCACAACAGCCAGTCCCTTCACCACTCGCAACCCCATCACAGCCAGCCTTAAGTTCAACACTCCCGCCACCAACAAGTACCTTTGCCGGCTATACAACCCATAGCCCTCTCCGCCTCAAAACAAAATACTATACAACAGAAGTTCCCGTGTGGGTCGACGAGATCCCACTCGAGATCCACGACCCAGACACACAAAGCACTACCACACCCGCACCAACAGCCGAGCAATGGAAAACGGAGTTCCTAAGCACAGAAGCTGAGATCGTGCGCGAGGCTGTTGGGGCTCTGGTTGTTTGCGCGCATACTCCTAGCGATGTGAGACCTGTACCAGGATCCAATGTAAAAGCAGACCCCGCCGAGCGGCCTGACGTGCGTGCCCTGCGTGACCTGATGCGCGGTATCAGCGCTGTAAAGGATCGCATTGATGAGGAGCGCGGCGAACTGGGTGATGTTCCTGGTGTTTTTGTGTTGATTGGGAGTCGGAAAGGGGCGGCGAGTGTAGGAGTGAGTCAGCAGGGATCCAAGGATCCCGATGCAGACCTGGGGCTCGgtgttgatgatgaggatttAGATGGTGGGGATACAGTGCCATTTTCGGTTAGTTGGTGGGAGGATCAGTTCTATGACATGGGGTTATTGGGGTGGGAGATTGTTGAGTGGGATCCTAAGGAGGTCTTGGAGGCTGAGACAAGGAATCAGTATGGGG AACGTGAGGGTATGCCTCGTATCAAAGAGGTTCTTGAGAATCACGACTGGTCTATGGTTGGAGTTGACTCTGGCTTTGACCGAGAAAATGATCCTGACATGGATTCCGATGATGATCTTCAAGACCAACTATTGGGTTTAGGTGGCTCTCGTGGGTTTGACGATGAGGTCCATGAATTAGAGCGTGAAATGTTCGGCTTGCGTATGGCAATTGAGCGTGGAGGTGGTGATGGTGATGCCACAGATGATTCTGATCACGATGGCGAGTGTGAGATTGAAGTGGAGAGCATGGAGGCATTGATGATGCGCATGCAGGCAATCAAAG ATATGAGCTCCGAGCTGCCAGAGGGTGAACGGAAACGATTTGCTGCGAAGGCCGTGCAGAAGATTATGCGCGAGCTCTGA
- a CDS encoding putative RNA-directed DNA polymerase from transposon X-element, protein MLDGRDIQPRAITDEISQYLDSDTVSDELEAAKEEREEKLSEIEVDPISDTEEQEDELEDKPGDAIEVVIEDRPEDIPEERPLPTSEYGRPCSPSLPPTYQFAATLTALFQDAIKTAGSLNRTHTFTTPWWTSECQAKRQQWLGVRHTDPDKADTAKRAFLSCVRSSKRAYWRDRIDNIKTDSDLYNIISWHKLGTDLKAPPLLVDGLPVEDTMEKAEALRRAVLGRFSPDDDLPTDPIPITTTSSLPWLQSVTMEENVRLLAKDVQSILAWGEYNKVAFAPEKLEMIHITRHRGDESTSIVVNDRLTIDPVQAKKPGYTPTLRWLGVFFDRKLTWRSHILARAGKARAVAQHIRNLARTTCGPPASSLRKAVITCVIPSLTFGTEAWYGGRNRPAKQASKGTVSARVGWHINVIESTLALAIRGVLPVWRTTPTPSLFRDAGIPSGYATLEEAKLRFALRLNTIHKGHTLVRRIRPPMITRGRGTGTRQPAKTIIQRLGSILPEVPRPTLSPPHYSPGCRIDPTGGIDKATASKAFQVWQESLPPTDICVFSDGSEQWQEGINLRWAPGHTGIEGNEAADTLAGEGALRGSAIGMEAEPTISGIRSIFRELRNEARLRWWDTVSQKLSQWYRRWSDTYEIDSLPELELRRPALHRWLALRSSHGDFDWYHRKFNHEDAKLDCSCGRRKSPEHLALCHKTQRSFRHWPKRPPTPPTDRTEAVAYLRSLDPKQFVELLELTSFYSRVCTR, encoded by the exons atgcttgatggaagggatatacaaccacgagccattactgatgaaatcagtcaatatcttgacagcg atactgtttct gatgagcttgaggcggcaaaagaggagagggaagagaagctcagtgagattgaggttgatccaattagtgatacagaggagcaggaggatgaactggaagataaaccaggggatgcaattgaggttgtaattgaggatagaccagaggatataccggaggagaggcccttacctacaagtgaatatggtcgtccttgctcgccatcattaccaccaacct ACCAGTTCGCGGCGACTCTCACAGCACTTTTCCAGGACGCTATAAAGACAGCCGGGTCCCTGAACCGCACTCATACCTTCACCACCCCGTGGTGGACCTCCGAATGCCAAGCCAAGCGCCAACAGTGGCTAGGCGTAAGACACACGGATCCAGATAAGGCTGACACCGCTAAaagagcttttctctcctgtgTACGCTCCTCGAAAAGGGCCTACTGGAGGGACCGCATTGACAATATCAAAACGGACTCTGACCTAtacaatatcatcagctggcaTAAATTGGGCACCGACCTTAAGGCCCCTCCCCTTCTCGTCGATGGCCTCCCTGTGGAGGACACCATGGAAAAGGCGGAGGCCCTACGCCGCGCAGTCCTTGGCCGTTTTAGCCCAGACGACGACCTACCAACGGACCCTATCCCtatcaccacaacctccagccttccatggctacaatctgtcacaatggaagaa aatgtcagactcctcgctaaggacgttcagagcattcttgcctggggagaatataataaagtggccttcgcccccgagaaactagagatgatccatatcactagacatcgaggggatgagtccacttcaattgtagtcaacgaccggctcaccatcgaccccgttcaggccaagaaaccaggatacacacccactctccgctggctgggagtctttttcgatagaaagctcacatggagaagccacattctcgcccgggcgggcaaggcacgcgctgtcgcacaacatatccgcaatctggcccgcacgacctgcggcccgcccgcgagctcacttcgcaaagcagtcatcacctgtgttataccctccctaacgttcggaactgaggcctggtatggcggccggaataggcccgcaaaacaggctagcaagggcaccgtcagcgcccgtgttggctggcatatcaatgtcatcgagtcgaccctggcactcgccatccgcggcgtcctccctgtatggcgcaccacaccaactccctcgctctttagggacgcgggaatcccgtctggatacgccacacttgaagaggcgaaactacggttcgctctaaggcttaacaccatccacaaaggtcacacccttgtccgtcgcattcgacccccgatgatcacccgaggccgcggcaccggcacccgccaaccggcaaagacaattatccagagacttgggagcatcctcccggaagtcccaagaccgaccctctcccccccgcactactcaccgggctgcagaatagatcctacagggggtatagataaggcgaccgcgtctaaagctttccaagtctggcaggaatcactcccacccacagatatctgcgtcttctcagatggctccgagcagtggcaggagggcatcaa tctccgatgggcccctgggcacactgggatcgaagggaacgaagctgctgacaccttagccggtgaaggcgcgctacgcggtagtgctatagggatggaagccgaacccacgattagcgggatccgatccatcttccgggaacttcggaacgaggctcgcttgcgctggtgggacacggtctctcaaaaactctcccagtggtaccgacgctggtcagacacctacgagattgattcactgccggaactcgaactccgacgaccagcgctccaccgctggcttgccctccgctcgtcgcatggcgacttcgactggtaccaccgcaagttcaaccacgaagacgccaaactcgactgctcatgcggccgccgaaagtcaccagagcacctcgctctctgccacaaaacccagaggtctttccgacactggccaaaacgccccccgacacctccaaccgacaggacagaggcagtcgcctaccttcgcagcctggaccccaagcagtttgttgaactactggagctcacaagcttctactcgcgggtctgcacgaggtaa
- a CDS encoding Major facilitator superfamily domain, general substrate transporter: MMESFFQYQRIKQAVRDQLAEPKDKCNCESYTLGPPQSSSCQLCNALFCDPNKSSLQATLPTDSIIIVDWDSSSDPLNPANQSVSRKMFMTLLVSLIAFSVTAASAIDACGIVQYSEHFKVSEVVGSLATALFLVGFGVGSLLSGPFSETFGRNAVYLTTMVLFLIFIMAAALAPNLHSHLIFRFLAGFFGSPPLTCAGGTVADLWDPLQKTYAFPAYAIPSFVGPMAGQIIGSYIPIHLGWRWLEWMMLIMGGATLVIILLFQPETYGPLLLYWKAKILRAETGDERYRAPMEMKHAALGQRLLLSVYRPFVLVHSELIIILMSLYLTVIYIVLFTFLEGYTYIFGQTYGLSQEMTGILWAGMLCGILLVGTLVPVIYSWTAKEYKRTSAIAPEIRLWYAMLGGAPAVPVSLFWMGWTSYPSISIWSPIIASALFGFGITTIFIVTYMYIIDSYGGYSASALGFLVFTRYVVAGGMTVAGGPIYRSIGVQYTLTILGAISTVMATIPYLLYVYGPTLRRYSKFAVSIGAE, encoded by the exons ATGATGGAATCTTTCTTTCAATATCAGCGAATCAAACAAGCTGTTCGCGACCAACTGGCGGAACCCAAAGACAAATGTAACTGTGAGAGCTATACACTTGGGCCACCGCAGAGCTCGAG CTGTCAGTTATGCAATGCTCTGTTTTGTGATCCCAACAAATCCTCGCTTCAAGCAACACTCCCCACCGATTCCATTATCATTGTGGACTGGGATAGTTCCAGTGATCCTTTGAACCCTGCAAACCAGAGCGTGTCGCGGAAGATGTTTATGACCCTTCTGGTCTCTTTGATAGCTTTTTCTGTAACCGCCGCATCTGCAATTGATGCTTGTGGCATCGTGCAATACAGTGAACACTTCAAAGTGTCCGAAGTAGTCGGATCTCTTGCGACAG CTCTATTTCTGGTCGGTTTTGGGGTCGGCTCTCTCCTTTCAGGCCCATTCTCTGAGACTTTTGGTCGGAACGCCGTTTACCTGACAACTATGGTCCTTTTTCTGATTTTCATCATGGCCGCGGCACTGGCTCCCAACCTCCATAGTCACCTTATCTTTCGTTTTCTCGCTGGTTTCTTTGGGTCTCCTCCACTCACCTGCGCTGGTGGTACGGTAGCGGATTTGTGGGATCCATTGCAAAAGACATATGCTTTTCCAGCCTATGCTATTCCATCCTTTGTGGGACCAATGGCTGGGCAGATCATAGGCAGCTACATTCCAATTCATTTGGGATGGCGTTGGCTTGAGTGGATGATGCTCATTATGGGAGGCGCAACCCTTGTCATTATCCTTCTGTTCCAGCCAGAAACATATGGACCTCTCCTTCTATATTGGAAAGCAAAGATTCTCCGCGCAGAAACTGGGGACGAGAGATACAGAGCCCCGATGGAGATGAAACATGCAGCCTTGGGCCAACGATTGCTGCTTTCCGTCTATCGGCCATTTGTGCTGGTTCACTCTGAGTTGATCATCATTTTGATGTCGCTCTACCTTACCGTGATCTACATTGTCCTCTTCACCTTTCTGGAGGGTTATACATACATTTTTGGTCAAACATATGGGCTTTCGCAGGAGATGACTGGAATACTCTGGGCGGGGATGCTATGTGGCATTCTTCTTGTTGGCACCCTAGTTCCGGTGATATACTCTTGGACTGCCAAAGAATACAAGAGGACTTCTGCCATTGCTCCTGAAATACGACTCTGGTATGCAATGCTGGGTGGTGCTCCAGCGGTGCCAGTAAGTTTGTTCTGGATGGGTTGGACCAGCTAT CCGTCCATCTCAATTTGGTCTCCCATCATTGCTTCCGCCTTATTCGGATTCGGAATCACCACTATTTTCATCGTCACCTACATGTATATCATAGATTCCTACGGGGGATACTCAGCATCTGCACTAGGGTTTCTTGTTTTTACCAGATATGTGGTGGCTGGCGGCATGACTGTTGCTGGTGGGCCTATTTACCGTTCTATCGGTGTTCAATACACACTGACAATCTTGGGGGCCATCAGTACAGTCATGGCCACAATTCCGTACCTGCTTTATGTCTATGGGCCGACACTTCGCAGGTATAGCAAATTTGCTGTCAGTATCGGTGCAGAGTAA
- a CDS encoding Fungal transcriptional regulatory protein, N-terminal: MPADVNDNDITKEGISQPSSKPTQMSVMMFKVRLFRISTQICHHISSPSRLEAESLDKFDAIIAEEQQRWDSTYLVDGAPNILDSSYAYWCILQAYAHQLYLLLHRPFRHSQSPCFLATSRERCIASSAALIGIHRQIYEIPILRPYLWLLRGVTSLKVLHAAVALNSCLLDMRSPFESGSYREELTKLVLRMKSLSRRSAICLKAYRILLQLQPQFSAENQPLSNSGTPFESTIEDWTDMREWFGADLFNWNLDSIGSLSAG; the protein is encoded by the exons ATGCCGGCAGATGTCAATGACAACGACATTACCAAAGAGGGGATCTCGCAGCCATCAAGTAAGCCCACGCAGATGTCCGTGATGATGTTTAAAGTTCGGCTCTTCCGGATCTCCACTCAGATCTGTCACCACATATCTAGTCCCTCGCGACTTGAGGCAGAGTCATTGGATAAATTTGATGCGATAATCGCCGAGGAACAACAGAGATGGGACTCGACCTATTTGGTCGATGGTGCCCCAAACATATTGGATTCCAGTTATGCCTATTGGTGCATTCTACAAGCCTATGCACATCAACTCTACCTTCTTCTACATCGGCCCTTTCGCCATTCTCAGTCACCATGCTTCCTTGCAACATCGAGAGAGAGGTGTATAGCTTCCAGTGCCGCCTTGATTGGCATCCATCGTCAGATCTACGAAATCCCAATACTTCGACCTTATCTATGGTTGCTTAGAGGCGTAACAAGCTTGAAGGTGCTTCACGCTGCTGTGGCACTCAACTCATGCCTTTTGGATATGCGATCGCCTTTTGAGTCAGGCTCGTACCGGGAAGAGTTAACCAAACTCGTGCTTCGAATGAAAAGTCTTTCTCGTCGAAGTGCAATATGTTTGAAAGCATATCGCATACTTCTTCAATTACA ACCTCAGTTCAGTGCAGAAAACCAACCACTATCGAATTCCGGAACGCCATTCGAGAGCACAATTGAAGACTGGACTGATATGCGGGAATGGTTTGGGGCTGATCTGTTCAACTGG AACTTGGATAGCATTGGCAGTCTGTCCGCAGGTTAA
- a CDS encoding Small nuclear ribonucleoprotein Sm D3 produces MGKLTSTIGIPIKLLNEAQGHVVTIEITSGVVYRGKLLEAEDNMNVQLKDITVTARDGRVSHLDQVYIRGSHVRFFIVPDMLRNAPMFRTRGQRGRGVGLARGKATVQRARGQRGRG; encoded by the exons ATGGGCAAGCTCACCTCCACGATCGGCATCCCGATCAAGCTCCTCAACGAAGCGCAG GGTCACGTCGTGACAATTGAGATCACATCCGGAGTCGTCTACCGGGGGAAGCTTTTGGAAG CCGAGGACAACATGAATGTTCAGCTCAAGGACATCACCGTCACTGCTCGCGATGGTCGTGTCTCCCATCTCGACCAGGTCTACATTCGCGGCAGCCACGTGCGATTCTTCATTGTACCTGATATGCTCCG TAATGCTCCCATGTTCCGTACACGAGGCCAGCGCGGGCGCGGTGTCGGGTTGGCACGTGGTAAGGCTACAGTGCAGCGTGCGCGTGGTCAGCGCGGCCGGGGTTAA
- a CDS encoding HAD-superfamily phosphatase, subfamily IIIA, with protein sequence MAGSPNSNLRGFNHAVQTLLKQPTQFLPHLTIPTFTYLPENLGPHLINGKKEPPAQIPTPEKSPHTPIIRALVLDKDNTLCAAKTTSFPPQVLAKLSSLRTSPTSPFNQITNPNSILIVSNRAGSHPRFDGEVSELETQLAHLRIPVFRLPAGTEKKPFCGEEVVQWFRERGVVKSPHEIAVVGDRLGTDVLMARMMGSWSVWCKEGVFEVGMKGKPERNILEKMEVWIEWFLREKGGYAAPLPMGWEKQKLF encoded by the coding sequence ATGGCCGGCTCACCCAATTCCAATTTACGCGGCTTCAACCACGCCGTTCAAACCCTTCTCAAACAACCAACCCAATTCCTCCCACACCTCACAATCCCAACTTTCACCTACCTCCCCGAAAACTTAGGCCCACACCTTATCAATGGGAAGAAAGAGCCACCAGCACAAATTCCAACACCCGAAAAATCCCCGCATACACCCATAATCCGTGCCCTGGTCCTTGACAAAGACAACACGCTCTGCGCAGCGAAAACAACATCCTTCCCCCCACAAGTCCTGGCCAAACTCTCCTCCCTCCGCACCTCGCCAACCTCTCCCTTCAACCAAATCACAAACCCGAACTCAATTCTGATCGTCTCGAACCGCGCCGGCAGCCACCCGCGTTTCGACGGCGAGGTCTCTGAGCTGGAAACCCAGCTTGCACATCTACGGATTCCTGTTTTCCGGCTACCTGCGGGCACGGAAAAGAAGCCTTTTTGCGGCGAGGAGGTTGTGCAGTGGTTTCGAGAAAGGGGGGTTGTAAAGTCTCCGCATGAGATTGCTGTGGTTGGGGATCGGCTTGGGACAGATGTGCTTATGGCAAGGATGATGGGGTCATGGAGTGTTTGGTGTAAGGAGGGAGTGTTTGAGGTTGGGATGAAAGGGAAGCCGGAGCGGAATATTTTGGAGAAGATGGAGGTTTGGATTGAATGGTTCCTCAGGGAGAAGGGAGGGTATGCGGCGCCTTTGCCGATGGGGTGGGAGAAGCAGAAGCTGTTTTGA
- a CDS encoding Homeobox transcription factor (RfeB), putative has translation MSSLTEMHYPPTGAIASTASSCSPPASTPSPSTSSATTAQSSATRRPPRKSTLTQQQKNNKRQRATQDQLVLLEIEFNKNPTPTAATRERIASDINMTERSVQIWFQNRRAKIKMLAKKSIETGEGCDSIPESMRHYLAMQFDPNKPGARDPFGRAGAYGPPSMYANETNPSGKVVISHFTCRSLTVGSWRRIGQNAMDLVVFYSPDKACMTYYINNDAAGYKIEYPFAYIKNITLETGDPSPGPNGEPPRPGGLVVELNRPPHFYMDSSNSGGFYQCGDFTEEQQASQIMIHHLGGHPKVLSVQLAKLVSLESFQNRLAYNNSSFSVPAAMSPPFIQRPASQPNQFVTPTYVNLYPDSNHLGFNMPAARGHKRQRSRSVPIAVDISSFQSPMSSFHVPPPPPPFNHTEAGIYAPVPQSVHHLPTDLRIDTQGYGMDFRTNPMSATTTGSPSDFASPMYSNTGQGESTPLASMAPPFNVPFVSGGSADPSGMGSHAASPFSSMSPADPLIANHSPPLSNMSHGSSDIYGFSNDQQAGFDDGLSMNDIYSKHHVNYGVSQESPSFELPIHGLSAHPSPGMGDFSHGMVNLDEIDSQGMPTGS, from the exons ATGTCTTCGTTGACAGAAATGCATTATCCGCCAACCGGCGCAATTGCGTCCACGGCATCGTCTTGCTCGCCTCCAGCTTCCACGCCCTCTCCGTCGACCTCGAGTGCTACCACGGCCCAGTCTTCTGCTACACGCCGACCTCCTCGCAAAAGCACTCTGACTCAACAACAGAAAAACAACAAACGTCAGCGCGCGACTCAGGATCAGCTTGTCCTTTTGGAGATCGAATTCAACAAGAACCCGACACCCACCGCAGCTACCAGGGAACGCATTGCTTCGGACATTAACATGACTGAACGATCTGTTCAGATCTGGTTCCAAAATCG TCGCGCTAAAATCAAGATGCTTGCGAAAAAGAGCATCGAGACTGGCGAGGGATGTGATTCTATTCCAGAATCCATGCGACACTATCTCGCGATGCAGTTTGACCCGAACAAACCTGGCGCAAGAGATCCCTTCGGCCGTGCTGGCGCATATGGCCCGCCTAGCATGTACGCAAACGAGACTAACCCTTCTGGCAAAGTTG TGATCTCTCACTTCACTTGTCGTTCCTTGACTGTCGGCAGCTGGCGACGCATTGGACAAAATGCCATGGACTTGGTTGTTTTTTATTCCCCCGATAAGGCATGCATGACTTACTATATCAACAATGATGCTGCCGGCTATAAGATCGAGTATCCATTCGCCTATATCAAGAACATCACCTTGGAGACCGGTGATCCAAGCCCTGGGCCAAATGGGGAACCACCTCGGCCCGGAGGTCTCGTTGTGGAACTGAACCGGCCGCCGCACTTTTACATGGATTCATCCAACTCGGGGGGCTTCTATCAATGCGGTGATTTCACCGAGGAGCAGCAAGCTAGTCAAATCATGATACATCACCTAGGAGGCCATCCCAAAGTCTTGAGCGTTCAGCTTGCCAAGCTTGTCTCATTGGAGTCCTTCCAGAACCGCCTCGCTTATAACAATAGCAGCTTTTCTGTGCCAGCTGCGATGTCTCCGCCGTTTATACAGCGTCCTGCATCTCAGCCTAATCAATTTGTCACTCCCACCTACGTGAACCTGTACCCGGACAGTAACCATTTGGGCTTCAACATGCCAGCTGCTCGCGGCCACAAACGCCAACGAAGCCGTTCAGTACCAATTGCAGTTGACATCTCATCATTCCAGAGTCCCATGTCTTCCTTCCACGTGCCGCCCCCTCCACCTCCATTCAACCACACCGAGGCAGGTATCTACGCACCCGTTCCACAGTCAGTGCACCATCTCCCCACGGACCTCCGCATTGACACCCAAGGATATGGAATGGATTTCCGTACCAACCCCATGTCCGCGACGACCACCGGATCACCCTCCGACTTCGCCAGTCCCATGTACAGCAACACCGGTCAAGGCGAGTCCACGCCACTCGCCAGCATGGCGCCCCCGTTTAACGTGCCCTTTGTCTCGGGTGGTTCAGCCGATCCCTCGGGAATGGGCTCTCACGCAGCATCTCCTTTCTCCAGTATGAGCCCTGCAGACCCGCTGATAGCAAACCACTCGCCGCCACTTTCAAACATGTCACACGGCTCGTCTGATATTTATGGGTTCTCCAACGACCAGCAGGCTGGCTTCGATGACGGTCTTTCGATGAACGACATTTACTCGAAGCATCATGTCAACTATGGCGTTTCGCAAGAAAGCCCCAGCTTCGAACTGCCAATTCACGGCCTCTCTGCCCATCCTTCTCCTGGAATGGGTGATTTCTCCCACGGTATGGTTAACCTGGATGAGATCGACTCGCAGGGTATGCCAACTGGGTCATGA
- a CDS encoding Zn(2)-C6 fungal-type DNA-binding domain: MLNFAFASIDLVAKRQQGMLRPLGQNLLGIDAKAACDAGAMAASNKYEREALLTAGVLQGIFVAQTLDGVLEPHVKSASWLMQALGYFKMIP, encoded by the coding sequence ATGCTCAACTTCGCATTTGCCAGCATTGATCTCGTAGCCAAGCGGCAGCAAGGAATGCTTAGACCGCTCGGGCAGAACCTGCTAGGCATCGACGCCAAGGCGGCCTGCGATGCAGGTGCAATGGCAGCCAGCAACAAGTACGAACGAGAAGCGCTCCTTACGGCCGGTGTTCTTCAGGGGATCTTCGTCGCACAAACTTTGGATGGCGTTCTGGAGCCCCACGTCAAATCCGCTTCTTGGCTAATGCAAGCCCTAGGCTACTTCAAGATGATACCGTAG